In Deltaproteobacteria bacterium, the genomic stretch CGAGCGCGAGGAGGTCGCCCGGCTCGCGAAGGCGCTCTACGCGCGCAAGGAGGAGCTGGAGGACATCCTCAAGGCGCACCTCAAGGAGCAGGACCAGCTCGTCCTCGGCGGCGTCCGCTACCGGATGTACGCGACGACGAGCCTCGACTACCCGATCGAGCCGACGCTCACGCTGCTCGGCGACGCGACCGGGCTCACGCGCGACGAGCTGCTCGCGAAGCTCGGGGCCATCGACAAGAAGGCCCTCGACGCGCTCCTCAAGAGCCTCGGCAAGAAGCTCGACAAGCCGCGCGTCTCGCTGCTGAAGGCCGAGCTCGAAGCGCACGCCGACAAGACGCACTCGCCGCGCTTCTGGGCGAAGGAGGTGGCGTGATGCTGCCCGCGCTCAACCTCCCGGAGCGCGACGCTCCCGCGCTCGTTCTTCGCCGCGACGTCCTGCGCTCGGACGTGCCCGTGCCGCTCAAGGCGCTGGCCTTCGTCGACCTCGAGACCACGGGCCTCGATCCCTCCCGACACGACATCGTCGAGGTCGCGGTGCTGCGCGTGGATGCGCGCACCCTCGAGGTGCTCGCCGAGTACCACACGCTCGTCACCCCCGAGCGGCTCGACGACGCGCAGCCCGAGGCGCTCGCCATCTGCGGGTTCTCGAAGGCGGCGTGGACGAACGCGGCGCCCTTGCGGGAGGCGCTGCTCGCCGCCGCACCGCTGCTCGAAGGGGCGCTCGTCGCCGGCCACAACGTCGGCTTCGACTGGGCCTTCCTCGAGGCCGGCTACCGCCGAGCGGGGCTCGCGCTGCCACGCGTCGACTACCACCGCCTCGACACCGCGAGCCTCGCGTGGCCGCTCGTCGCCGGCGGCGAGCTGTCGTCGCTCTCCCTCGACTCGCTCGCGACCTACTTCGGGCTCGACCGCCCGAGACCGCATCGCGCGCTCGCCGATGCGAGGTGCGCGCTCGAGGTCGCACGCAGGCTCTCCGAGCGCATGCGACTCGGCGGTCGCCTCGCGGGCCTCGTCGGCGACGAGCGAGAGCTGTTCGATGCGCTGCTCTCGCGCCTCGAGCAGGGACGCAGGCAGTACGGCCCGTGGCGCGTCGACGACGGGCGCGACTACCCGAGCGAGGCCTACGCCGAGCTGCTCGACGGGCTGCACTACCTCGCCGCCGAGCTGGTGAGGCGCCGTCGCCTCGAACGCAGCCGGCTCCGGCGCGTCTACGTCTGCCACCCGTTCGCCGACGATCCGGCCGGCAACGTCGAGCGCGTCCGCGGCCTCAGCCGCCAGCTCGTCGCGCTCGGGGTGATGCCCGTCGCGCCGCACCTCTACCTGCCGCAGCTCCTCGACGAGGCGACGGAGCGAGAGCAGGCGCTGCGCTTCTGCCTCGAGCTGGTCGACACCTGCGACGAGGTTCGCGTGTTCGGCGGTCGCGTCACGGCCGGCATGAAGCGCGAGGTCGAGTACGCGAAGCGTCGCGGCATCCCGGTTCGCTTCGAGACGGAGGTGCTCGCATGAGCGGCGCACACTCCCGCAGGAAGGGCGCGGCGTTCGAGCGCGAGCTGGTGCACCGCTTCCGCGAGGTGATGCCCGACGCCGGCATCCGTCGCGGGCTCCAGTGCCGCTCGGGCGAGGAGGCCTCGGACGTCGAGGTCCCGTGCTTCTGGGTCGAGGCGAAGCACCACCACCGCACCAACGTGCGCGCGGCGATGAGGCAGGCGCTCGACGCCTGCCCGCCCGGGCGCTGGCCCATCGCCGTCTGCAAGGACGACCACGCGACGCCGCTCGTCACGATGCAGCTCGAGGACTTCCTCGAGCTCGTCCGCGAGTGGTGGGAACGGCGGGACCGATGAGCAGCGCCCTCCGCACCGTCATCGAGCGGCTGCGGCGAGACGCTCTCGCTGCGCCGCGCCGGGTCTTCGACGAGAGCCGGGCCCGACACGCTGCTCTCGCCGGCCATGCCGACGTCGCGTCCGTGCTGGCCGCGCTCGCCGACGATCGCGAGCACACCTACCCCGAGCGGGACGCGCTCACGCGGGCGCTGCTCTCCGAGCACCGGGCGAGCGGCGAGGCGCTCTGGGCCTCGGTGCTCCTCGTCGCGTACTACCCGATGCTGAGCAGGCTACGGCACCGGCTCGTCAGCGACGCCGTGCCCCGCGACGAGCTCGACCAGGTAGTGATCACCGCGTTCCTCGCCGCGCTCGGCGAGCTGCCCGTCGACGAGCACGCCGACCGGATCGCGATGCGGCTGCGGCAGCGGACCGAGCGCCAGGTGTTCGCGTTCCTCCGCAAGGAGCGCGAGCAGCAGCATCCGAGCGCCGACCCCGACGAGCTGGCGATGTTCGGCACCGAGTCCATCAACGCTCGGCGCCTCGAGACCACCGACGAGGAGCTGTTCGACCTCGCGCTCCTGCTCGAGCGGGCCGCGGAGGAAGGCATCCCGCAGAGCAGCCTCGAGGTGGTCGCGGCCACCGTGCTGCGACGAGAGCTGCTCCGCAGCTACGTCGACCGCGTCGCGCCCGACGACGACCTCGAGCGCGAGCGGATGTACCAGCGGCTGAAGCGGCAGCGGACCCGCGTGCTGCGGCGCCTCCGGACGATGCTCGGCCAGTCCCCGCTGCTGCTCGCCAGCGGCTTCTGAGGAACGAGATGGCGAAGCGCGAACCGGAGCAGCGAAAGGGAGGACGCCCGCGTCGCGAGGACGGGCCGAAGATGCCGTACCACGAGGTCGATCGCCTCCTGGTCGAGGGCGAGCTCGTCGCCGGTGCCGATGGCGCGGAGACGCGCGTCTGGCCCTCGCAGCGCGAGGTGGCCAAGAGGTTCAAGGTGGCGCCGAGCCTCGTCGCGGCGTTCGCGAAGCAGAGCCGCTGCGTCGAGCGGAAGGCCGCGTTCCAGGCGGGCACACCGATCGAGCCCATCACGCTCAAGGACCACGAGGCGGCACCCTCCGCAACGACGTCCGAGCCGACTGCCGCGGCGCCCGTCGCGAGCACGTCCACGCCGGAGCAGCCCGAGCCGAAGCGGAGACCGGGACGCCCGCGCAAGGCCGAGGCGCCGCTCATCTCCTACGAGGAGCTGGATCGGCTGCTCGTGTTCGGCGAGGTGAAGGTGCTGGAGAACGGCGCGACGACGACGGTGTACCCGCCGTACCGCCAGCTCGCCGAGCGCTACGGCGTCGCCCCGAGCGTGATCGCCAGCTACGCGAAGAGCCACAACTGCATGAAGCGCCGCGAGCAGACGGCGACGCGCGTCGCGGTCCGCACCGAGGAGAAGCTCATCGAGCTGCGCGCCGAGGCGATCGCGGTCGGCGAGGACCGGCTCGTCCAGATGATCGACGAGTTCCTCCTCAGCTTCGAGAAGGCGCTGAAGGAAGGCCGCGTCCGCTCCGACAACCCGACCGACGTGAACACGCTCGCGAGGCTCAAGGCGTTCATCCTCGGCGGCGCCGACTCGCGCTCCGAGGTGCGCACCATCCTGTCGCTCGAGAGCATCCAGGAGCGCTACGCGCGGATGCTCCGGGACCAGCGCGAAGCGACGCCCGAGATGGCCGGCGTCATCGACGTGACCAGCGTGCCCGCGAACGAAACTGAGCGGGCGAATCCGAACGCGTTTCCGAGCGCGTCGGGGCGCTCAGTTTCGCCCGATGCCCCCCCGCCGCCCCCCAGCGAGGACGCCGCCCGGGAACCGAACGTGTCCCGCGAGGTGCGCGAGGTGGTTCGCCTCGCCCGCGAGCTGGCCGAGCAGATGGACGCGGCCGAGGCCGACGACGAGGCGCTGCTCGAGGTCCGGCTCCTGCGCGCGGTCGAGCGCGTCGAGCCGCGCCTGCTCCCGCGTCAGGGCGCCGACGTTGGCCCACGGCGCGCGGACGCCGAGGAGGACGGACGATGAGCGCTCCCGATGCGGCGGCGCGCGTGCGGGCCAAAGGGCGCGCCCCACGCGGCGACGAGAGAGCCTCGAACAGTCGCGCCCACCAGGCTCACCTCGCGCCCGAAGAACACGCCTCCGATACGGCCCCCTCGGAATCTCGCGGACTTGGCGCGATCGAGGAGGCCGAGTGCTCGAGCACAGCGAGCTCACAGTCTCGCGGCCGCGCGCACGGCGACGAGGCCGCCGCGATCGAGCAGGCCGCGGCCGGCGCCGACAGGCTCGTCGACGGCGCCGAGCGAACCGCCGCTAAGAGAGAAAAGCGGCGGTTCGTCGCGGAGCCCCTGCGTGAAGTCGCGGGCTTGCGGGGCATGTTCGGCGGCTCGGGCGCCGTCCCCAATGGCCGCTTTCCCTGGCTCGTCGGCCTCGTGCTCGTCCTCGCGCCGGCGCCCGCCCACGCCCCCGGGCCGCGGGAGGCCGGCACCTGCCTACAACCTGCCGCAGGTAGGGGGGGAGGGTCCGTTTTTCGCACAGCCGCGCACGCCCGGCGCAGTGCCTGGGGCCGTTTTCGAGTGGGTCAATTCCAGGAAACTGAGCAGCCCTGGATTTGCGAATCGAACGCGCGCGACCGAACTGAGCACGGAGGCTCGTTCGGTTACGTCGTGCGAGTGCCCGCGAAACTGAGCACGGGCCCGCGAGCGGGCGCCTCGGGGACTCCGTCAGCAGATGAGCCCCTGGACCGAGCGGAGCAGCTCCTCGTCCGAGGGGTGCGTGTAGATGCTGGTCGTCAGCACCGACTTGTGGCGGGCGAAGCGCTGCGTGAGCCGGAGGTCGCGGCTGCCGCGGTAGAGGTTCGTGCAGGCCGTGTGACGGAGCGCGTGGAAGTTGAAGTGGCGCTCGAAGCCGGCGCGCTTCTGCCAGACGCCGAAGGCGTGGCGCAGCTGCCGAGCGGAGAGCCGGCGCCCGAGGCGGCTCGCGAACACGGGCGTCGTGGCGGCGAGGGCCTCCCCGGCGCGCTTGCGCCCGGCGAGGAGCTTGTCGAGCTTGGCGCGGACGACGTCGGGCAGCAGCACCTCCTGTGGCGCGGGCTCCTCGCTCGACCGCTTGAAGATCCGAAGCGCCAGCCGACGCTTGGCGTGCCCGCTGTCGTCGAAGACGTCGCCGACGTCGAGCGCGAGGATCTCGTGCTCGCGAAGTCCGGCCCCGAGGGCGAGGCTGTAGATGACGTGGTCACGGAACCCGTCGAGGCGCTGCCCCGTGAACTTGAGCAGCAGGCGTTGCTCGCTCTCGGTGAGCGTGCGCGCGGGGCGCGAGATCGTGTCGGCGTAGGCGGTCATGGCGGCTCTCCCTTCGGTGCTTCGGCGCGGTGGACGAGCCCATACAGGCTTCCGTCGGCGACGAAGGCAAGGTCACGCGCGACCTGCGCGCGGAGGGCGGCATGACGCTCGGGATCGTGAAGCGCACCGAGGAGGAGTTCGCCGACTGGATCGGCACCGAGTGGGGCTTCGCCGAGGGCCTGCTCTCGTACGACGACGAGCCCATCGCGCTCGAGCAGTACCAGCTGAACTTCCTGCAGAACCGCTCCCGGTTCCGCTGGGTCACGAAGAGCCGCCAGGTCGGCTTCTCGTTCCTCTTCGCGCTCGAAGCGCTCGCTCGCTGCCACCTGCGCGAGAAGCACACGGCGGTCTTCGTCAGCTACAACCTCGACGACGCCAAGGAGAAGATCCTCGTCGCGCGCCAGGTCCACGAGGAGCTGCCGCTCGCGTACCAGAAGCGGCTCATCGTCGACTCGAAGACGGAGCTGGCGTTCGAGTCGAACGGCACGAACAAGCGGCTCTCACGCATCCTCTCGCACCCGTCGAAGGCGCCTCGCGGCAAGAAGGGCGACGTCTACCTCGACGAGCTCGCCCACTACGTGAACGACCGCGAGGTCTACCGCGGCTCGACGGCGCTCATCCTGCGCTCGAACGGGCAGCTCACCGGCTGCAGCACTCCGCTCGGCCGGCGCGGCATCTTCTGGGAGATCGCGAACGAGGAGCTGCGCAAGTACCCGCACCACCTCCGGCAGCTGGTGCCGTGGTGGCTCTGCCGCTTCTTCTGCGTCAACGTGCGGGCTGCCGCGAACGACGCGCCGAACCTGCCCACCGAGGAGCGCGTCGCGAAGTTCGGCCGGCCCACGCTCATCGAGCAGTTCGACTCGCTGCCACTCGAGGACTTCCAGCAGGAGTTCGAGGGGCGCTTCGTCGACGAGACGTACAGCTTCTACCCCTACGAGCTGATCCTCCCGTGCACCAGCGACGACCTCGTCCTCTGCGACGAGCCGACCAGCGTGCGCGCACCGGAAGGACGCATCGTCGCTGGCTTCGACGTGGGCCGCACGCGCGACCGCTCGGAGCTGGCGGTCTTCGAGGAGATCGAGGGGCGCTTCACGTGCCGGATGCTCAAGAGCTTCGAGGGGACGCCGTTCGCGGAGCAGGAGGCCGAGCTGCGACGCCTCCTCGGCACGCTGCCC encodes the following:
- a CDS encoding DUF4406 domain-containing protein; this translates as MLPALNLPERDAPALVLRRDVLRSDVPVPLKALAFVDLETTGLDPSRHDIVEVAVLRVDARTLEVLAEYHTLVTPERLDDAQPEALAICGFSKAAWTNAAPLREALLAAAPLLEGALVAGHNVGFDWAFLEAGYRRAGLALPRVDYHRLDTASLAWPLVAGGELSSLSLDSLATYFGLDRPRPHRALADARCALEVARRLSERMRLGGRLAGLVGDERELFDALLSRLEQGRRQYGPWRVDDGRDYPSEAYAELLDGLHYLAAELVRRRRLERSRLRRVYVCHPFADDPAGNVERVRGLSRQLVALGVMPVAPHLYLPQLLDEATEREQALRFCLELVDTCDEVRVFGGRVTAGMKREVEYAKRRGIPVRFETEVLA
- a CDS encoding tyrosine-type recombinase/integrase, yielding MTAYADTISRPARTLTESEQRLLLKFTGQRLDGFRDHVIYSLALGAGLREHEILALDVGDVFDDSGHAKRRLALRIFKRSSEEPAPQEVLLPDVVRAKLDKLLAGRKRAGEALAATTPVFASRLGRRLSARQLRHAFGVWQKRAGFERHFNFHALRHTACTNLYRGSRDLRLTQRFARHKSVLTTSIYTHPSDEELLRSVQGLIC